The Nothobranchius furzeri strain GRZ-AD chromosome 8, NfurGRZ-RIMD1, whole genome shotgun sequence genome includes a region encoding these proteins:
- the LOC139071539 gene encoding zinc finger protein with KRAB and SCAN domains 2-like — MAGAKQNWSVSDTNALLDVLKELKIVERLDGRKSRNSELFIQVHERLKEAGIDRTVEQIKNRWKSLKTAYYKAKNHNSRSGFDPSSFPFYRAIDEFMAARPLSNVPLFGVDVGFEDEVVDRCNTPVSQSLDATEDSISDESSSEAAEATEQMPTNGGDSSHPSSESIKKRKRSSSSGYAKAMCTWSTEQQAFMKKMQESQNRWVEEHQERRLQREERLVTRFIEESSRSNERLVGHLLDDLRTIIRPPPPPPVAPYSSQQHHYRNYVGSAEFGQNAQHYSNNYNSDYTLQDLS; from the exons ATGGCGGGTGCGAAACAAAACTGGTCTGTTTCGGACACAAATGCATTGCTGGATGTACTCAAAGAACTAAAAATTGTAGAAAGACTTGATGGTAGGAAGTCTAGAAACTCTGAGTTATTCATTCAAGTACATGAACGCTTGAAGGAAGCGGGGATCGATCGAACGGTTGAACAGATAAAAAACCGATGGAAAAGTTTGAAGACCGCGTACTACAAAGCCAAGAATCACAACAGCAGAAGCGGGTTCGACCCTTCCAGTTTTCCCTTCTACCGCGCAATAGACGAATTCATGGCGGCGAGGCCGTTGTCAAATGTGCCTTTATTTGGCGTGGACGTTGGGTTCGAGGACGAGGTGGTGGACAGATGTAACACACCCGTGAGCCAGAGCCTTGATGCTACTGAAGATAGCATTAGTG ATGAATCCAGCAGCGAAGCAGCAGAAGCCACTGAACAGATGCCCACAAACGGAGGAGACAGTTCTCATCCATCTAGTGAATCCATTAAAAAGA GAAAAAGATCAAGCTCATCTGGATATGCCAAAGCTATGTGCACTTGGTCGACTGAACAGCAAGCATTTATGAAAAAAATGCAAGAGTCCCAAAATAGGTGGGTTGAAGAACATCAGGAAAGAAGACTGCagagagaggagcgtcttgtcacacggTTCATTGAAGAGAGTTCCCGGTCAAATGAGCGACTCGTCGGCCACCTTTTGGATGACCTAAGAACCATCATTCGtccacctcctccaccaccaGTAGCTCCATACTCCTCTCAGCAGCACCATTACCGCAACTACGTTGGGTCGGCTGAGTTTGGCCAAAATGCACAACACTACAGTAATAATTACAATTCTGACTACACCCTACAAGATTTGAGCTAA
- the LOC139071538 gene encoding uncharacterized protein: MEHDDVFRSVILFFVVTILQIQTKLFIIFQMLNRGRQQDENFLIPRTVTLVPPPPAKTRSHWMKVRSKDWWERIVLLEFTDQEWKQNFRMSRASFMKLCSLMESYMAPEDVTVRAAVPVVMRIAVVLYKLGSCAEYRVVANQFGISKSSITKFVYMFCKGMVQGPIKQLIRAPTEEEAKEIARRFEASHHIPQIMGLIDGTHIPILPPSDGYKDFVNRKGWPSYVLQAVVDDKFRFWNISCKMPGSAHDANALRQSDLFKRAHLLPKGIKTIGGKDTNLLIVGDPAYPLLDWLIKGYSNSPRLTPEQESFNTYISSVRVGVEMTFGLLKSRWRVLLKRSDFHFTFAPTMIATCCALHNFCQNEEDQASNSWLEEACDRAINFPQPNQPVNLQCSSCGSSTREVLTTYLATTFPLRTGHLH, from the exons ATGGAGCACGACGATGTTTTTCGGAGTGTAATTTTATTTTTTGTCGTCACAATTTTACAAATACAAACTAAACTGTTTATAATTTTCCAGATGTTAAATAGGGGGAGACAGCAGGATGAAAATTTCTTAATACCAAGAACCGTAACTTTAGTCCCCCCTCCTCCTGCAAAGACAAGGAGCCACTGGATGAAAGTGAGGAGTAAAGACTGGTGGGAGAGGATTGTTCTTTTGGAGTTCACCGATCAAGAGTGGAAGCAGAATTTCCGCATGTCACGTGCGTCATTCATGAAACTTTGCTCGTTAATGGAGAGTTATATGGCTCCCGAGGACGTTACTGTGAGGGCTGCTGTTCCTGTCGTCATGCGGATTGCAGTAGTTCTGTATAAACTGGGTAGCTGTGCAGAATACAGAGTCGTGGCGAACCAATTTGGAATAAGTAAAAGCAGCATAACGAAGTTTGTTTACATGTTCTGCAAAGGCATGGTGCAGGGTCCAATCAAACAGTTGATCCGTGCACCAACTGAGGAAGAGGCAAAAGAGATAGCCAGACGGTTTGAAGCATCCCATCACATTCCACAAATAATGGGGCTTATCGATGGAACACACATTCCCATCCTTCCTCCTTCAGACGGCTACAAGGATTTTGTAAATCGTAAAGGATGGCCATCCTACGTACTCCAGGCTGTTGTAGATGACAAATTCAG GTTTTGGAACATCAGCTGTAAAATGCCAGGCAGTGCACATGATGCAAATGCCCTACGCCAGTCAGACCTCTTCAAAAGGGCTCATCTCCTACCCAAA GGCATCAAGACCATTGGGGGGAAAGACACCAATCTTTTAATAGTTGGAGACCCTGCCTACCCACTTCTTGACTGGCTGATCAAAGGATATTCAAACTCACCTCGGCTGACTCCGGAGCAGGAGTCCTTCAACACCTACATCAGCTCAGTCAGGGTTGGAGTGGAAATGACTTTTGGATTGTTAAAGTCAAGGTGGAGGGTTCTGCTAAAAAGAAGTGACTTTCACTTCACCTTTGCACCGACCATGATTGCCACATGCTGTGCACTGCACAACTTCTGTCAGAATGAAGAAGATCAGGCCAGCAACAGCTGGTTGGAGGAGGCCTGTGATCGGGCAATTAATTTTCCTCAACCCAACCAGCCAGTTAATCTCCAGTGCAGCAGTTGTGGAAGCAGCACTAGAGAGGTGTTGACTACCTATTTGGCCACAACATTCCCACTCCGAACGGGACACCTACACTAA